The Myxococcus fulvus genome has a window encoding:
- a CDS encoding Bax inhibitor-1/YccA family protein, producing the protein MAWETSGWQTAESDSVNSVLVQESKRAFMTRVHGWMFAGLLLTGVMALVTLSNEALLRTVLEWRFGFMIAQLGAVFALSFLAPRLSGPAAAALFLGYSALTGMTFSILFLVYTAGSIAQAFFLTAGVYGAMALYGTVTKKDLSAWGTFLFMGLIGVVLAGLVNLFMRSDMMSFVIACASVLVFAGLTAYDTQKLREMHANTGYSSAATVSIVGALTLYLDFINLFLAILRLLGRRR; encoded by the coding sequence ATGGCCTGGGAAACTTCCGGATGGCAGACGGCCGAGAGCGACTCGGTCAACTCCGTCCTGGTGCAGGAGTCGAAGCGCGCGTTCATGACGCGCGTGCATGGTTGGATGTTCGCGGGGCTGCTGCTCACGGGCGTGATGGCCCTGGTGACGCTGAGCAACGAGGCGCTCCTGCGCACGGTGCTCGAGTGGCGGTTCGGGTTCATGATCGCGCAGCTGGGCGCGGTGTTCGCGCTGTCGTTCCTGGCGCCCCGCCTGTCGGGCCCGGCGGCCGCGGCCCTGTTCCTGGGCTACTCCGCGCTCACGGGGATGACGTTCTCCATCCTCTTCCTCGTCTACACGGCGGGCAGCATCGCGCAGGCGTTCTTCCTGACGGCGGGCGTCTACGGCGCCATGGCGCTGTACGGCACGGTGACCAAGAAGGACCTGAGCGCCTGGGGCACGTTCCTCTTCATGGGCCTCATCGGCGTGGTGCTGGCCGGCCTGGTCAACCTCTTCATGCGCAGTGACATGATGTCGTTCGTCATCGCCTGCGCGTCCGTCCTCGTGTTCGCGGGCCTGACGGCGTACGACACGCAGAAGCTGCGGGAGATGCACGCCAACACCGGCTACAGCAGCGCGGCCACGGTGAGCATCGTCGGCGCGCTGACGCTGTACCTGGACTTCATCAACCTGTTCCTCGCCATCCTCCGGTTGCTCGGCCGCCGTCGGTAG
- a CDS encoding lytic polysaccharide monooxygenase has protein sequence MQRSLASSLVALSLLSSSLASAHGSMEVPLSRVYSCFKEGPETPKSAACKAAIQSGGTQALYDWNGVRQGNANGRHRELIADGKLCSAANESHRGLDLARTDWPATLISPDSNNRFDFVFHATAVHATAYFHLYVTKEGYNPALPLKWSDLEASPFCTLTAPSAPQNNRYRFTCPFPQGRTGQHVVYAIWQRSDSPEAFYACTDVKFSNTPPPPTTWKELGAVQAREDLAAQSKVTLRLFDSGGRDAETHPLTLSTATPAATWIYQLAQQVNATSSRVQVGELQTNGTVRPVNSATANRVYSREASDSFQLDIEKPTGGGGGGDPAQFKYPNGIDSYVAGTLVEGTNGSIYRCKPFPYSGWCKGSAPYYAPGTGSHWSDAWEFVR, from the coding sequence ATGCAGAGGTCCCTCGCATCATCCCTCGTCGCGCTGTCCCTGTTGTCCTCGAGCCTGGCGTCCGCGCACGGCTCCATGGAGGTGCCGCTCAGCCGCGTCTACAGCTGCTTCAAGGAAGGGCCGGAGACGCCCAAGTCCGCGGCGTGCAAGGCCGCCATCCAGAGCGGAGGCACCCAGGCGCTCTATGACTGGAACGGTGTCCGGCAGGGCAACGCCAACGGCCGCCACCGCGAGCTCATCGCCGACGGCAAGCTGTGCAGCGCGGCCAACGAGAGCCACCGGGGCCTGGACCTGGCCCGCACGGACTGGCCCGCGACGCTCATCTCCCCGGACTCCAACAACCGCTTCGACTTCGTCTTCCACGCGACGGCGGTGCACGCGACGGCGTACTTCCACCTCTACGTCACGAAGGAGGGCTACAACCCGGCGCTGCCGCTGAAGTGGTCGGACCTGGAGGCCTCGCCCTTCTGCACGCTGACGGCGCCGTCCGCCCCGCAGAACAACCGCTACCGCTTCACCTGTCCGTTCCCCCAGGGGCGCACCGGCCAGCACGTCGTCTACGCCATCTGGCAGCGCTCCGACAGCCCGGAGGCCTTCTACGCGTGCACGGACGTGAAGTTCAGCAACACGCCCCCGCCGCCCACCACGTGGAAGGAGCTGGGCGCGGTGCAGGCGCGCGAGGACCTGGCCGCGCAGAGCAAGGTGACGCTGCGCCTGTTCGACAGCGGCGGCCGTGACGCGGAGACGCACCCGCTGACGCTCTCCACCGCGACGCCCGCGGCCACGTGGATCTACCAGCTGGCCCAGCAGGTGAACGCCACCTCCAGCCGGGTGCAGGTGGGTGAGCTGCAGACGAACGGCACCGTGCGTCCCGTCAACAGCGCCACCGCGAACCGCGTCTACTCGCGCGAGGCGAGCGACTCGTTCCAGCTCGACATCGAGAAGCCCACGGGCGGCGGCGGCGGCGGGGATCCGGCGCAGTTCAAGTATCCCAATGGCATCGACAGCTACGTGGCGGGAACGCTCGTGGAGGGGACCAACGGCAGCATCTACCGGTGCAAGCCCTTCCCCTACTCCGGCTGGTGCAAGGGCTCCGCGCCGTACTACGCGCCCGGCACGGGCAGCCACTGGAGCGACGCGTGGGAGTTCGTGCGCTGA
- a CDS encoding (2Fe-2S) ferredoxin domain-containing protein, whose translation MPPPFQRHVFVCTNRRPDGHPKGCCATKGAEEVRAAFKEELDKRGVKGRMRANAAGCLDTCAFGVSVVVYPEGSWYAGVKVEDVPEIVEEHLMNGRPVDRLLMPFSRKEKAGS comes from the coding sequence ATGCCTCCTCCCTTCCAGCGCCATGTGTTCGTCTGCACCAACCGTCGACCGGACGGACACCCCAAGGGGTGTTGCGCCACCAAGGGCGCGGAGGAGGTGCGCGCCGCGTTCAAGGAGGAGCTCGACAAGCGCGGGGTGAAGGGGCGCATGCGCGCCAACGCCGCGGGGTGCCTCGACACCTGCGCCTTCGGCGTCTCCGTCGTCGTCTATCCCGAGGGCTCCTGGTACGCGGGCGTGAAGGTGGAGGACGTGCCGGAGATTGTCGAGGAGCACCTGATGAATGGTCGCCCCGTGGACCGGCTCCTGATGCCGTTCTCCCGCAAGGAGAAAGCGGGGAGCTGA
- a CDS encoding vitamin B12-dependent ribonucleotide reductase, whose protein sequence is MEKELSSKALINGKERRAARSKPKGVSTGLGLERYFTTPGVDPADELAWEYRSASITGEDGKAVFEQKNIEVPRSWSMLATNVVASKYFRGTPGTPERETSVRKLVARVVDTLTRWGVEGGYFATDVDKETFHAELTHLLLRQKASFNSPVWFNVGVEAQPQCSACFINSVDDSMESILTLARTEGMLFKYGSGTGSNLSTIRGSKELLAGGGTASGPVSFMRGFDAFAGVIKSGGKTRRAAKMVILNADHPDVLEFIRCKSAEEKKAWALIEAGYDPSFNGEAYASVFFQNSNNSVRVTDDFMKAVVSDGPWQTRAVRDGSPLDTYRARDVFREIAEAAHLCGDPGMQFDTTVNGWHTCSTTARINASNPCSEYMFLDDSACNLASLNLMHFRDIAGDFDVAAFKHAVDVMLMAQEIIVGFSRYPTERIAKNSHDYRPLGLGFANLGALLMASGLPYDSDAGRNYAAAITSLMCGEAYAMSARLAEKQGPFAGYAKNAEPMLGVIRKHRKAAYSVPQMGVTADLHAAQKAAWDSALALGEAHGFRNSQVTVLAPTGTIGFMMDCDTTGIEPDIALIKYKKLVGGGMLKIVNQTVPQALEKLGYPQTQAQDIVAALDKADTIEGAPHLKPEHLSVFDCAFKPANGSRSIHWMGHIQMMEACQPFLSGAISKTVNMPSDSTVEDIEKAYMESWKRGLKAVAVYRDGCKRTQPLNTSKAGVKDTRKAEAAPAVEPAVKPEPRAVRRRLPDERRSITHKFSIGGHEGYLTVGMYEDGSPGELFIVMAKEGSVVSGLMDSFATSISLALQYGVPLKVMVDKLSHTRFEPSGFTGNPAIPIAKSITDYIFRWLELKFLPSEDLVEDAVLSRADGASTQPALPAQVASLSLPSTNTRATWLNQADAPPCHTCGAIMVRSGACYKCGNCGATSGCS, encoded by the coding sequence ATGGAGAAGGAACTGAGTTCGAAGGCCCTGATCAACGGCAAGGAGCGCCGTGCGGCACGCAGCAAGCCGAAGGGGGTTTCGACGGGGCTGGGCCTGGAGCGCTACTTCACGACGCCGGGTGTGGACCCCGCGGACGAGCTGGCGTGGGAGTACCGCAGCGCGAGCATCACCGGCGAGGACGGCAAGGCCGTCTTCGAGCAGAAGAACATCGAGGTCCCCCGCTCCTGGTCGATGCTGGCCACCAACGTCGTCGCCTCGAAGTATTTCCGCGGCACGCCGGGGACGCCCGAGCGCGAGACGAGCGTGCGCAAGCTGGTGGCGCGCGTGGTGGACACCCTCACCCGCTGGGGCGTGGAGGGCGGCTACTTCGCCACCGACGTGGACAAGGAGACCTTCCACGCCGAGCTGACGCACCTGCTGCTGCGGCAGAAGGCCTCGTTCAACTCTCCCGTCTGGTTCAACGTCGGCGTGGAGGCGCAGCCCCAGTGCTCGGCGTGCTTCATCAACAGCGTGGATGACTCCATGGAGTCCATCCTCACGCTGGCCCGTACGGAGGGCATGCTCTTCAAGTACGGCAGCGGCACCGGCAGCAACCTCTCCACCATCCGGGGCAGCAAGGAGCTGCTCGCGGGCGGAGGCACCGCGTCCGGCCCGGTGTCGTTCATGCGCGGCTTCGACGCCTTCGCCGGCGTCATCAAGAGTGGCGGCAAGACGCGCCGCGCGGCGAAGATGGTCATCCTGAACGCGGACCACCCGGACGTGCTCGAGTTCATCCGGTGCAAGTCCGCCGAGGAGAAGAAGGCCTGGGCGCTCATCGAGGCCGGGTATGACCCGTCCTTCAACGGTGAGGCCTATGCCTCGGTGTTCTTCCAGAACTCCAACAACTCCGTGCGCGTCACCGACGACTTCATGAAGGCCGTCGTCTCGGATGGTCCCTGGCAGACCCGCGCCGTGCGCGACGGTTCTCCCCTGGACACCTACCGGGCGCGGGATGTGTTCCGCGAAATCGCCGAGGCCGCGCACCTGTGCGGCGACCCGGGCATGCAGTTCGACACCACCGTGAACGGCTGGCACACGTGCTCGACCACGGCGCGCATCAACGCGTCGAACCCGTGCTCCGAGTACATGTTCCTGGACGATTCGGCGTGCAACCTGGCGTCGCTGAACCTGATGCACTTCCGCGACATCGCGGGCGACTTCGATGTGGCCGCTTTCAAGCACGCCGTCGACGTCATGCTCATGGCGCAGGAGATCATCGTCGGGTTCTCGCGCTACCCCACCGAGCGCATCGCCAAGAACAGCCACGACTACCGGCCGCTGGGCCTGGGCTTCGCGAACCTGGGCGCGCTGCTGATGGCGTCCGGCCTGCCGTATGACTCGGACGCGGGCCGCAACTACGCGGCCGCCATCACCTCGCTGATGTGCGGTGAGGCGTATGCGATGAGCGCGCGACTGGCCGAGAAGCAGGGCCCCTTCGCTGGCTACGCGAAGAACGCCGAGCCCATGCTCGGGGTCATCCGCAAGCACCGCAAGGCCGCCTACAGCGTCCCGCAGATGGGCGTCACGGCCGATCTGCACGCCGCGCAGAAGGCCGCGTGGGACTCGGCGCTCGCCCTCGGTGAGGCCCATGGGTTCCGCAACAGCCAGGTCACCGTGCTCGCCCCCACGGGCACCATCGGCTTCATGATGGACTGCGACACCACCGGCATCGAGCCCGACATCGCCCTCATCAAGTACAAGAAGCTGGTCGGCGGCGGGATGCTCAAAATCGTCAACCAGACGGTGCCCCAGGCCCTCGAGAAGCTGGGTTACCCCCAGACGCAGGCCCAGGACATCGTCGCCGCCCTGGACAAGGCGGACACCATCGAGGGCGCGCCTCACCTCAAGCCCGAGCACCTGTCCGTCTTCGACTGCGCCTTCAAGCCCGCCAACGGCTCTCGCAGCATCCACTGGATGGGCCACATCCAGATGATGGAGGCCTGCCAGCCCTTCCTCTCCGGCGCCATCTCCAAGACGGTCAACATGCCGTCCGACTCCACCGTGGAGGACATCGAGAAGGCCTACATGGAGTCGTGGAAGCGGGGCCTCAAGGCCGTCGCCGTCTATCGCGATGGCTGCAAGCGCACCCAGCCTCTCAACACGTCGAAGGCCGGCGTGAAGGACACGCGCAAGGCCGAGGCGGCCCCCGCGGTGGAGCCGGCCGTGAAGCCGGAGCCTCGCGCGGTGCGCCGTCGCCTGCCGGACGAGCGCCGCTCCATCACCCACAAGTTCTCGATTGGCGGCCACGAGGGCTACCTCACGGTGGGCATGTACGAGGATGGCTCGCCGGGCGAGCTGTTCATCGTCATGGCGAAGGAGGGCTCGGTGGTGAGCGGGTTGATGGACAGCTTCGCCACCAGCATCTCGCTCGCGCTCCAGTACGGCGTCCCGCTGAAGGTCATGGTGGACAAGCTGAGCCACACCCGCTTCGAGCCGAGCGGCTTCACGGGCAACCCCGCCATTCCCATCGCCAAGTCCATCACCGACTACATCTTCCGGTGGCTCGAGCTGAAGTTCCTGCCGAGCGAGGACCTGGTGGAGGACGCGGTCCTGTCTCGCGCGGATGGTGCGTCCACGCAGCCCGCCCTGCCCGCCCAGGTGGCCTCGCTGTCGCTCCCGTCGACGAATACTCGCGCGACATGGCTCAACCAGGCGGATGCCCCGCCCTGCCACACCTGCGGCGCCATCATGGTCCGCAGCGGCGCTTGCTATAAGTGCGGCAACTGCGGCGCGACCAGCGGCTGCAGCTGA